Sequence from the Fulvivirga ligni genome:
CTAGCCACTACTGCCGCGGTAAGTATCTTGCCATTGCTATGAAGGGCAGCGCCAAGTTCTTGCATCATTAACTCATAATTTTGCGGCTCGTTGCCTTCTCTTGGGTATTCCCAATCCATGTCTACCCCATCCAGATTGTACTGGCTTACGAAGCTCATTAAGCTGTTTACAAAATTTGTTCTGGTAGATGCGTTTGAAGCTAAAGCGCCAAAGTTGCTGTCGTTACCATCGTTCCATCCGCCTACAGCAATAAGCACCTTTGTGCCGACATTGTGCGCTGATGTTACTATTTGCTGAAGTTTTTGTGGGTTCTCTATCCCTTGTAAGCTACCATCTGCATTAGGCAATATGAATGAGTAATTGATGTGCGTTAGCTTTTCATATTGAATGCTTGCCGCTGTACCTGACCAACTTGGCATATAGCCTACTACTCTGAAGTTGGCATTAGGGCAATCTTCACCACCGCCGCCATTATCATCAGCTTCTACAGTTATTGACACGCTAGATGAAGTTGAAGTAGCGTTGTCATTGTCAGTAGCTCTTGCAGTCAAGGTATAACTGCCCGCCGCCGGGCTACTCCAGTTATAAGAGAAAGGAGATGAACTATCCTGACCTATTTTTGATCCGTTAGCGTAAAACTCAACCAATGTTACAGTGCCATCACTATCCGAAGCGTTTGCAGTAATGCTCACACTTTGTCCTGCAGTATAAGTCGCATTATTTTGAGGTGTAGAGATAGAAACTGATGGAGCATTGTTTCCAGGATTGGTTATTCCATCGGCAAACACCTCATTTACAGTGTTTATTAATGGAGAGCTCACATTTGACCATCTCTTTAGCTTGGTGCCGAAGTTTGTAGCTGAACCTGAGAATTCAAGATCGCCAAATACGGTCCATATAATGGTTCCTGCTAAATTATTGTTTTTGATGAATTCAGATTTTATAGCAATAGACTCTTCGTCATCATAGCTCAAGAAATACTTTCCATTAGTCATATAAGGAACCTTAGCCTGATTATCCCAATGTCTGGTCCAGCCACTACCACTTCCTGTTTTTTGCTTAATAAAGAAGTAGTTAGGTGTTCCATCATAAACATCAAGAGGCCAATTAGTATAATCAGAAGCTGTGCTGATCGGGCCATCAGGCTGAACGGTAACACTGCTTTTTACCGTAGGTGCGTTCAGATCCGCATTTCCTGTAGTCACTACTCCTCTGCCATAAAATGGAATACCAAAGTTGATCTTATTGGAAGGAACACCCATAGCCATCATGGCATTATAAGTAGACTGCCAGTTGAAATCAGGGGCCTCGGCGCCATCATATGGATAAACAGGAGCATTGTGTCCTGCAATGTCAGACCAGCCACCATTAAAGTCATAGGTCATCATGTTGAAATAATCCATAGTAGCTGCCAGCTGAGGCCAGTTAAAGCCTTGTAGCTTCGCAGGATCTGCGGCCATAGCAGCTGTGATAAGCTTGTCAGGTCCTATAGCAGCTCTTATTTCCTGAACTAAAGTCAGAAAGTTGCCATAATCAGCCTCACTGCCAGTGAAGTTCATTCCTGAAAATGGTCCTGGATATTCCCAGTCAAGATCAATACCATCAAATCCAGTGTTAATTAAGTTAACACAGTCTTGAATAAATCGAGCTCTTTTAGCTGGATCAGCAGCCATTTCTGGAAAGTGCTTACACATACTCCAGCCGCCAATTGAGGCTACTACTTTCACGCCGTTTGCATGAGCCATATCTAAAAGCCCTGCCGCTCCACCTTCTTTATGAAGTGGTAGAGGTAAGCTTCCACTCAGTCCCCAGTTAGTATTGGTCCATGTGGTGCCTCCAACTTCTACCTGAAAGCCTTGAGCCTCAGCTCTTTGCTTTACATCTTCATTTACCCATTGTATCGGATCGATCTCACCGAAAAGGATGTGCAAATCCCAACTGCTGTAAATGTCAGTGTAAAAAATATCTCCAGGCTGCTGTACCGAGCCATTCTGATAGATGTTCTTGTTTCTCAGGTCTCCGCTGTGAAGAGATCCGTCCTGAGCTACACCAAAGAATGAATAATTGAGAATAGTGTACTTTGAGTAGTCAATATTCATGTGGGTTAATGCGCCTTGAGCAGGTAATCCTGCATTCGCGGCTTTCCAGGCGTCCCAGTTAGTGATGTAACCGATTACCTGCTTGTTGTGATCAGATGTGTTGGCACTTCCTCCGGTGTTCACCTGTGCAGGTGAAAGATGAGGAATAACCATCCACATAAGAAAAGAGAGCATACTAAAAGCCAACTTAGATGCTTTTTCTTTCTGTAAAAAATTAAACATTAAATTAGGGTTTGATTGAACATAAAGGCCAGCTCATTATGCATGGGCAGAGCCTGTACAACCAAAAGGTAATCATTTGAAATATCTGGCTAAAATTATTTAGCTAAACGACATCATTTCAAAGCTAAATGGATGAATCTGATAGATGATGCCTTCTGTACAATTGATCTTTTTTATTAAAATCCTGTGATTTACATTTGGCCAAAATAACAAACACATGCAAGTAGACCTAAGAAGCGACACCGTTACCAAGCCCACAGCTGCCATGAAGGAAGCCATGATCAATGCAGAGGTAGGAGATGATGTGTACGGAGAAGACCCCACTGTAAATGAACTTGAAAAGTATGCGGCTAACTACTTAGGTATGGAGGCTGCCATTTTCTGTCCTTCAGGCACTATGACCAACCAGATCGGGATTAATGTGCTCTCTCAGCCATATGAAGAAGTGATTTGTTATGAGGGCTCGCACATCTACAAATATGAAGGTGGAGGCGTAGCAGGTACCAGCGGATTGTCTATGAAATTACTAAAGGGAGATCGAGGTAGGCTTTCGCTCAATGATATCAAGGAGGCAATTAATCCAGATGATATTCATGCGCCAATAACGTCAATTGTTTCTTTGGAAAACACAGTAAATAAAGGTGGAGGTAGCTATTATTCACTGTCAGAAATAAAAGCAATAGGCCAGTTGTGTCGGGAGCATGGTTTAAAATTCCACCTGGATGGTGCTCGTTTATTTAATGCCTTGGTAGAGACAGGTGACGATCCCAAGGAATATGGCAAGCATTTCGATACCATATCCATCTGCCTGAGTAAGGGTTTGGGAGCTCCTGTTGGTTCTTTGTTGGTTGGTAAAGCAGATCACATTAAAAAAGCGAGAAGAGTAAGAAAGTTTATGGGTGGCGGTATGAGGCAAGCCGGCTTTATTGCCGCAGCAGGTTTGTATGCTTTGCAAAATAATATCGACCGATTAAAAGAAGATCACAAAAAGGCCCGTATTCTTGGGCAAACTTTGGCGTCACTTTCTTATGTAGAAGAGGTACTTCCGGTAGATACGAACATAGTAATATTTAAGCTGGCAGAGGGAATCTCTACAGCTCAATATTTAGACGCACTAAAGCAGCACCAGATTCTTGCCGGGCCTTTCGGACCCAGAGAAATTAGGTTTGTTACACACCTGGATTATAATGATCAGATGCTTGAATACACAGTAGAGGCTATTAAGAAAATTTCCTTTTAAACGGTTCTTTTTTTATGAACCACATAGTAAATAATAGCTGCAAGGAAGTTAGCTATTAAGGCTAGTACCGTCCAAAGTACTTTGGAGGTTTCATCTAGGTAGCGATTTACCACCCATACGTCGTATATTACCCATATTGCACATATGAGGCCAACTAAATACAATATTCCGCTCATCGGCTTTCAAGTTTTGGTTAGGTTAGTTTCTGCGATAATTATTCCTAACAATACTAACGAAATTAAGTTGAAACTTATTTGTTAGTAAATGTTAATAAAGGTTTCTGTCAGTTAATATAAGCATAAAATTATTAGAAATAACTAAAGATAGATTGGTTGCTATTTTTAGCATCCTATCAAGTATTTACTTTTATCTTTAGCTATGTATCTGATAATCTGAATGATAATAATTGTTAAAATCACTACGAGTATGTAATTAAGAAACCACATTATTGGATTTGTGGGTTTTTCGTAAGTAAAAAACATTACAAAAATTTTTCTTAAAACAATGATCACGTAGTAGTGCACGAAGTAAATTCCAAAGCTGATCTTGGCTAGAAAATCCAGGAACTGCGGCATTTTACCTTCATAGCGCTTTAGTAAATGCACACATACAAAACACAGTACTATTTTTTGGAAGAAGATGACCTCGGTAACGTAGGGTATTTCAAAACAAGTGATGACCAGTAGTGCTCCACCTACCAGGTAAACCAAAGGCCATATTTTGTCCATTAGGTCCGCAATTTCATCTTTATATCTGCTATAGAACATGCCCAACAAATACACTGAAAAGAAGTGGACAAACATTCTAAATGTATCATTAATCTGGGTAATATCATCTCTGGAGTAGAAAGCTGATATGATCATAAAAACGGGTAGCAGCCAGTATATCCATTTTGTTTTATCTAGATAAACCAATAGAGGAGATATGGCAAAGAAAAGAATAATCATAGGTATGAACCAGAAGGGCAAAAGATGGCTTCCGGTAAGATACATATAAGCTACTTTGTGAAATATGCCCCAACTGGCATATTCAGGGTGATTTTCAATAATATAAGCGGGTGTGTCTTTTAAGCGAAGTAAAATAGCTGGTATGGAAATGAGAATATAAGGAATAACAATACCCTTAATTTTCCGCCTCCAGTAGGTTTTTACATCATATTTAAAAGCCAGGTGCTGAAATAAAAACCCAGAAACAAATACGAAGAAAATGGTGGAATTGAGAAATATCGCACTCATTATCCTGTAAAAGGTGTTATCCATATCTTCCATGAGTATATGGCTGGAGACAATGAGCAAAATAGCAATGCCACGAAAATCGTGTATATAAGAGAGAAAAAGAGCTTTTTTCTCTATAGAAGGGGTTCTCATAAAAGCCTAACTTAAAACGAACTTTAAATTAACGGAATACTTCTGTAAATCAAACACAACCTTCTTCCTAAGCTGTATTTTTTTGTTATAGCAAAGCATATTCTTCTTTTTAAGGCTTGATAAATGGGATTATACAGGGGCGTAAATGAAGTTGAGTTAACAGAACATAGTTTACTGTTGATGACTTGCTCCGTTTTTACAACAAAAAACAAACAAACGCCCTTAAATTAAGTTCATTATTTTAGCCAACTTTGAGTTACTAAGTTAGTACCAGATAGACCCAGAATATATGTTTGATTTTAATCTACCGCTACCTGAAAGAATGAGACCCGTTACGCTTGATGATCTTATAGGTCAGGAGCATTTAGTGGGACAGGGCGGTATTTTAAGAAAAACGATCAAGTCTGGTGTCATTCCTTCTATGATCCTTTGGGGCCCTCCAGGAGTAGGTAAAACCACTATCGCTAATATTATCGCCAATGAAATTAAGTCTCCCTTTTACACATTAAGTGCCGTAAGCTCAGGAGTAAAGGATGTACGAGAAGTCATTGAAAAGGCAAAACGTCAGTCTAAGGCTATTTTATTTATAGATGAGATTCACAGGTTTAATAAATCACAGCAGGATGCCTTATTGGGCGCAGTAGAAAAAGGTACGATCACTTTAATAGGTGCCACCACAGAAAACCCTTCATTTGAAGTAAACTCCGCTTTGCTCAGCAGAAGTCAGGTGTATACTTTAAGATCGCTTAATGAAGATGATTTACTGAAGCTTATTCAGCATGCTTTGTATAAAGATGAAAAGCTCAAGAAGAAAAAGGTTGAGTTAAAGGAACATAAAGCCCTGCTGAATATTTCTGGTGGTGACGCCCGAAAGCTACTGAATCTTCTGGAGTTGGTGGTAGATTCTATCCCTGGTGAAGAAATAGAAATCACAGACCAACAGGTGATGGATATAGCCCAGCAAAGAGTGGCTATTTATGATAAAAGTGGAGAGCAGCATTATGATATTATTTCAGCTTTTATAAAATCTCTGAGAGGTAGTGATCCCAACGCTGCGGTTTATTACCTGGCCAGAATGATAGAGGGAGGCGAGGATGTGAAATTCATTGCCCGCAGGCTTTTAATTATGGCATCTGAAGATATCGGAAACGCGAACCCTACAGCGCTTGTTATCGCCAACAATGCGTTTCAGGCAGTGAATGTAATTGGCTATCCGGAAGCTGAAATTATACTTTCTCAATGTGCTACCTACCTGGCTTGTTCACCTAAAAGTAACGCCAGTTATATGGCTATAAAACGAGCAAAGTCCTTGGTTAGAGAAACAGGAGATCTGGCAGTGCCAATGCCCATTAGAAATGCGCCAACCAAGCTAATGAAAGACTCAGGATATGGTAAAGGCTACAAGTATGCCCATGACTTTCCGAATAACTTTGCCAGCATGGAATTCTTGCCAGATGAGATAAAGAATACTGTTCTATACAATCCAGGTCAAAATGCTCGGGAAGAGGAGCTAAGAAAGAGACTTAGAGCTCTGTGGAAGGAAAAATATGGATATTAATCGGCTGGAAGGCCTTTTTCAAGATTAATGAAGCGCAAACGTTTTCATTATTACTCTCTTGTAATATAATAATAGTTAAAAAGCATAAGATTTTCAAGGTTTAAAATTTAGTCAAAATATAATTCTGATATTTTGATATAAACGGAATAATATTATTAATTAATTACACTTAACAATATATTATTCTTAACCTAAACCTGAAACCTATGTTAAAACCCGTACTTACATTAAGTGCCCTAATATTATTTTGCTGTAATATAATGGCACAAGAATCTGTCACTGTTTCTGGAAAAGTGGTTTCCGGAGCTGACGACAAGCCTATCCCAGGTGTCAATATCATCCTTGAAGGTACCGCCGATGGTACGCTCACCGGCATGGATGGTTCCTATTCTATTGAAGTGCCTTCTGATGGCAAACTGATATTCTCTTTTATCGGATATAATACTCAGGAGATCAGTGTAAAAGGCCAAACTAAAATTAATATTACCATGACGGAAGCAGTCTCTCAGCTATCTGAAGTAGTTGTGGTAGGTTCCAGGTCTCAAGGAAGGACTAAGCTTGAGACTCCAGCTCCGGTAGATATCATTAGCATTGATGAATTAAGTACCAATATGCCTCAAATGGGGCTGGCTGAAATGTTGGTGGCTACGGCGCCATCCTTTAGTGCGGTGAGGTCTCAGGGGTCGGACCTTTCTTCACATGTAGATCCACCAACATTAAGAGGTTTAGCACCCAACCAAATGCTGGTGCTAGTAAATGGAAAGAGAAGGCATACGTCCGCACTTCTTAATGCGTCTCAAACTGGTAGTATGGCTAACGCTGTAGATATGAGCTTTATACCGGCTGCGTCCATTGAAAGGGTGGAAATTTTAAGAGACGGTGCGGCAGCGCAGTATGGCTCAGATGCTATCGCTGGTGTAATGAACGTGGTTTTGAAAAAGGGAACAGGTAAATTATCTGGAAGCTTCACCGCCGGAGGTTATCCTAACATGGCTCCAGACTTTAGTGGTACAGACCTCACGCCTGAAGAACTGGCTCTTTCCAGAGAAACGGAGCCGGATGGTTTCAGTTATCAGTTTCAGGCCAGCTATGGTTTTCAGTTTAACAATGACGGATATCTAAACATTACAGGAACAATCCGGCAGGACAAACGGACGATCAGACCTACAGTTCTGTCATTGGAAAGGGCCCCACTATACGATCAAACTTACCTAAACAACGAAAGAACTGATATCAACGGAGTGCCAATTATCACTAATCCGGAGTTAATTCACGCGCTGGCTGCTGGTAATTCTGCCTTGGCTGATGAGTTGAGAACCGTGGAAGGACTAATGGGTGCCAGAGGTATAGAGCAGCTAGATGTGGCTACTTATGCTGGTCAGCCGGCAATTAATCTTGGGTCCATGGCCTATAATTTTGGGTTGCCCATAGGTGAGAACCTGGAGTTTTATTCTTTCGGGGATATCGGATTTAAATATGTAGAGGGTTTCAGCTGCTTTTACCGCAGAGCCGCCCAGTTAGATAGGTCCAATTATGATCTTTATCCTAATGGTTTTAGACCACAGATGTACTCAAACCAGGTAAATGTTTATTTGTCAAATGGTGTCACTGGTAAATTAGGTGATTTTAATTTTGATGTGAGTAATACGTTTGGAAGTAATTCCATGAACATCGGAATGTTCAATACTTATAACGCCAGCTTGGGCTCCAACTCACCGGTAGATATGGATTTGGGTAAGCATTCTTTCTATCAAAATACTACCAATATTGATCTGAGTAGGTACACTGATGATGTGCTCCAGGGGTTCAATATTGCCGGTGGTGTTGAAATGCGAATAGAGAATTATCAGATTCAGGCAGGTCAGGAGGAAAGCTGGACAGCAGGTAGTTTTGGCATTAAAACAGCCAGTGAAAATGATCAACAGCTCATCGGCCCTGATGGTTTCCCTATTGAAGATTTGGGCGGTAATCCACTTGTTGATGGTTCAGGAAATCCTGTTACTTTACCTTATGCAGGTTACAGCAAGACTATTGTTAAAAATTACGCTTTAAACTGTCAGTGTTTTAGAGGTTTTGGACCTGAAAATGAAGGGAACGAATTTAGAAGTGTAATTGCCGCATACCTTGATTTAGAGTTGGACCTCACTCCTCAATGGATGATAGGAACTGCAGCCCGTGCTGAGAATTATTCTGATTTTGGAAGTGTGATCACCGGAAAGATAGCGTCACGTTATTCTATCACTGATAACTTTGCTTTAAGAGGTTCGTATAGTACCGGTTTTAGAGCTCCCTCTCTGCAGGAACTCAACTACTCTCATACCTATACTTTTTTC
This genomic interval carries:
- a CDS encoding TonB-dependent receptor gives rise to the protein MAQESVTVSGKVVSGADDKPIPGVNIILEGTADGTLTGMDGSYSIEVPSDGKLIFSFIGYNTQEISVKGQTKINITMTEAVSQLSEVVVVGSRSQGRTKLETPAPVDIISIDELSTNMPQMGLAEMLVATAPSFSAVRSQGSDLSSHVDPPTLRGLAPNQMLVLVNGKRRHTSALLNASQTGSMANAVDMSFIPAASIERVEILRDGAAAQYGSDAIAGVMNVVLKKGTGKLSGSFTAGGYPNMAPDFSGTDLTPEELALSRETEPDGFSYQFQASYGFQFNNDGYLNITGTIRQDKRTIRPTVLSLERAPLYDQTYLNNERTDINGVPIITNPELIHALAAGNSALADELRTVEGLMGARGIEQLDVATYAGQPAINLGSMAYNFGLPIGENLEFYSFGDIGFKYVEGFSCFYRRAAQLDRSNYDLYPNGFRPQMYSNQVNVYLSNGVTGKLGDFNFDVSNTFGSNSMNIGMFNTYNASLGSNSPVDMDLGKHSFYQNTTNIDLSRYTDDVLQGFNIAGGVEMRIENYQIQAGQEESWTAGSFGIKTASENDQQLIGPDGFPIEDLGGNPLVDGSGNPVTLPYAGYSKTIVKNYALNCQCFRGFGPENEGNEFRSVIAAYLDLELDLTPQWMIGTAARAENYSDFGSVITGKIASRYSITDNFALRGSYSTGFRAPSLQELNYSHTYTFFVNLVPYDGTVYPNNSTAARVLGIEPLQEERSTNISFGFAAKLFDKIELTVDAYKIDIEDRIFQTSDFSTTEAPILEPVIGAGLGSFRINGGNVSTKGLEIVANYQTNVGPGVLGLTLSGTFRENKFEGASVPDLNVVISDEELIEMYVDRESVGQFETGTPSTNLVGSATYGIGKFSFLIRGHYFGEVITRDGQMRTLLNGETGYADQTFSPETTVDFGATYQILPQLSLTVGGNNIFNSYPDILRYEKRTFYIYSNYQQGSAGAYYFGRLSFNF
- a CDS encoding glycosyl hydrolase family 18 protein, whose translation is MFNFLQKEKASKLAFSMLSFLMWMVIPHLSPAQVNTGGSANTSDHNKQVIGYITNWDAWKAANAGLPAQGALTHMNIDYSKYTILNYSFFGVAQDGSLHSGDLRNKNIYQNGSVQQPGDIFYTDIYSSWDLHILFGEIDPIQWVNEDVKQRAEAQGFQVEVGGTTWTNTNWGLSGSLPLPLHKEGGAAGLLDMAHANGVKVVASIGGWSMCKHFPEMAADPAKRARFIQDCVNLINTGFDGIDLDWEYPGPFSGMNFTGSEADYGNFLTLVQEIRAAIGPDKLITAAMAADPAKLQGFNWPQLAATMDYFNMMTYDFNGGWSDIAGHNAPVYPYDGAEAPDFNWQSTYNAMMAMGVPSNKINFGIPFYGRGVVTTGNADLNAPTVKSSVTVQPDGPISTASDYTNWPLDVYDGTPNYFFIKQKTGSGSGWTRHWDNQAKVPYMTNGKYFLSYDDEESIAIKSEFIKNNNLAGTIIWTVFGDLEFSGSATNFGTKLKRWSNVSSPLINTVNEVFADGITNPGNNAPSVSISTPQNNATYTAGQSVSITANASDSDGTVTLVEFYANGSKIGQDSSSPFSYNWSSPAAGSYTLTARATDNDNATSTSSSVSITVEADDNGGGGEDCPNANFRVVGYMPSWSGTAASIQYEKLTHINYSFILPNADGSLQGIENPQKLQQIVTSAHNVGTKVLIAVGGWNDGNDSNFGALASNASTRTNFVNSLMSFVSQYNLDGVDMDWEYPREGNEPQNYELMMQELGAALHSNGKILTAAVVASGWNADGILSGVFDDIDFLNIMAYDGGDGASHSPYSYAVTALDYWLGRGLPASKAVLGVPFYGRPTWRAYNVLIAAGANPNQDVFEGTYYNGIPTIKSKTQLALDRASGIMIWEISQDTQDQTSLLSAIDEELGDCNNNPDAPSVSITSPSNNASFDTGSTISLTASASDSDGNITSVVFNVGGQNITASGSGSTYSASWTAAAEGTYVITATATDNDNLTSTAQVSITVSTPGSCDVPAWNASTAYTGGAHVSYNGVEYEARWWTQNENPASNSSEWQVWKVIGDCGGGNGGGNEDPTINVSLTAPGAGQTFTAGDNITISASASISSGSITKVEFYNGGSKLGEDSSAPYSITWSGVAAGSYTISAKAISGSYSATSGSTNITVESNGGGGNCNAPQYVNGSTYQTGDIVQNNGNTYQCKVGGWCSIGGPYTPGGADDWAWPDAWQDLGPCSSAARINLNSSDSEVAQFGLKAYPNPVHDTGIIEFSTPEAGSASLVIYNQIGEVADFMTIEKVSEGKHTVEFSTEKIPAGLYIIRISMGEKTQSIKILKD
- a CDS encoding acyltransferase family protein, which translates into the protein MRTPSIEKKALFLSYIHDFRGIAILLIVSSHILMEDMDNTFYRIMSAIFLNSTIFFVFVSGFLFQHLAFKYDVKTYWRRKIKGIVIPYILISIPAILLRLKDTPAYIIENHPEYASWGIFHKVAYMYLTGSHLLPFWFIPMIILFFAISPLLVYLDKTKWIYWLLPVFMIISAFYSRDDITQINDTFRMFVHFFSVYLLGMFYSRYKDEIADLMDKIWPLVYLVGGALLVITCFEIPYVTEVIFFQKIVLCFVCVHLLKRYEGKMPQFLDFLAKISFGIYFVHYYVIIVLRKIFVMFFTYEKPTNPIMWFLNYILVVILTIIIIQIIRYIAKDKSKYLIGC
- a CDS encoding threonine aldolase family protein, producing MQVDLRSDTVTKPTAAMKEAMINAEVGDDVYGEDPTVNELEKYAANYLGMEAAIFCPSGTMTNQIGINVLSQPYEEVICYEGSHIYKYEGGGVAGTSGLSMKLLKGDRGRLSLNDIKEAINPDDIHAPITSIVSLENTVNKGGGSYYSLSEIKAIGQLCREHGLKFHLDGARLFNALVETGDDPKEYGKHFDTISICLSKGLGAPVGSLLVGKADHIKKARRVRKFMGGGMRQAGFIAAAGLYALQNNIDRLKEDHKKARILGQTLASLSYVEEVLPVDTNIVIFKLAEGISTAQYLDALKQHQILAGPFGPREIRFVTHLDYNDQMLEYTVEAIKKISF
- a CDS encoding replication-associated recombination protein A codes for the protein MFDFNLPLPERMRPVTLDDLIGQEHLVGQGGILRKTIKSGVIPSMILWGPPGVGKTTIANIIANEIKSPFYTLSAVSSGVKDVREVIEKAKRQSKAILFIDEIHRFNKSQQDALLGAVEKGTITLIGATTENPSFEVNSALLSRSQVYTLRSLNEDDLLKLIQHALYKDEKLKKKKVELKEHKALLNISGGDARKLLNLLELVVDSIPGEEIEITDQQVMDIAQQRVAIYDKSGEQHYDIISAFIKSLRGSDPNAAVYYLARMIEGGEDVKFIARRLLIMASEDIGNANPTALVIANNAFQAVNVIGYPEAEIILSQCATYLACSPKSNASYMAIKRAKSLVRETGDLAVPMPIRNAPTKLMKDSGYGKGYKYAHDFPNNFASMEFLPDEIKNTVLYNPGQNAREEELRKRLRALWKEKYGY